One Fusarium poae strain DAOMC 252244 chromosome 4, whole genome shotgun sequence DNA window includes the following coding sequences:
- a CDS encoding hypothetical protein (TransMembrane:2 (i12-28o40-58i)), translating into MQSKSLSTQDSGRVAVLILISCRLWLAHQEWMTFSKFRHSSGLPSLGMAFIIAFDFNVHPKFQVFLLPGSYNNIIHSHSLSTSSSKALVFY; encoded by the exons ATGCAATCAAAATCGCTATCTACACAAGACTCAGGCAGGGTTGCAGTATTGATCCTGATATCAT GTAGGCTCTGGCTGGCTCATCAGGAATGGATGACTTTCAGCAAGTTCCGTCACTCTTCAGGCCTGCCCAGCCTTGGTATGGCTTTTATTA TTGCATTCGACTTTAACGTGCACCCAAAGTTCCAGGTCTTTCTTCTACCTGGAAGTTACAACAACATCATACACTCGCATTCTCTTTCCACATCGTCATCAAAGGCACTCGTTTTCTACTAA
- the RHB1 gene encoding GTP-binding protein: MPSPKQRKVAIVGSRSVGKSSLAVRFVDGHFVDSYYPTIENTFSKMIKYKGQDYSTEIVDTAGQDEYSILNSKHFIGIHGYMLVYSVSSLPSFEMVQVIREKILNHLGTDSVPICIVGNKSDLRPEQRQVTPEDGQKLSEKIQCGWTEASARYNENVGKAFELLIGQIEKSQNPGEAPAKSNCILM, from the exons ATGCCTTCTCCCAAGCAAAGAAAGGTCGCTATTGTCGGCAGCCGCTCCGTCG GCAAGTCGTCTCTAGCGGTACGATTCGTTGACGGCCACTTTGTTGACAGCTACTATCCCACGATCGAGAACACTTTCAGCAAAATGATCAAGTACAAGGGACAGGACTACTCGACCGAAATCGTCGACACAGCAGGTCAGGACGAGTACAGTATTCTTAACTCCAAGCACTTTATCGGTATCCATGGCTACATGCTCGTCTACTCAGTGTCATCACTGCCCTCTTTCGAAATGGTCCAGGTCATCCGTGAAAAGATTCTTAACCACTTG GGCACTGACTCCGTTCCCATTTGCATTGTCGGCAACAAGAGCGATTTGCGACCCGAGCAAAGACAGGTCACCCCCGAAGATGGACAGAAGCTCTCCGAAAAGATACAATGTGGTTGGACCGAGGCGAGCGCGCGATACAATGAGAATGTTGGCAAGGCCTTTGAGCTCTTGATCGGACAGATCGAAAAGTCGCAGAACCCTGGCGAGGCACCAGCCAAGAGCAACTGCATTCTGATGTAA
- a CDS encoding hypothetical protein (BUSCO:677at5125), with the protein MASAYEVGTRAWQPDTAEGWVASELVNKTVDGSKVKLTFQLENGDTKDIEVSAEALQSGSDPSLPPLMNPTMLEASDDLTNLSHLNEPAVLQAIKLRYLQKEIYTYSGIVLIATNPFARVDSLYVPGMVQVYAGRQRATQAPHLFAIAEEAFIDMIRDKKNQTVVVSGESGAGKTVSAKYIMRYFATRESPDNPGGRSKRGSESMSETEEQILATNPIMEAFGNAKTTRNDNSSRFGKYIEIMFDEETNIIGAKIRTYLLERSRLVFQPLKERNYHIFYQLIAGASDQQREELGLLPIEEFEYLNQGNCPTIDGVDDKAEFEATQKSLSTIGVTNEQQADIFKLLAGLLHLGNVKITASRNDSVLAPNEPSLEKACDILGVKAEEFSRWIVKKQLITRGEKITSNLSQAQAIVVRDSVAKFIYSSMFDWLVDIINTSLASEDVLSRVTSFIGVLDIYGFEHFAKNSFEQFCINYANEKLQQEFNQHVFKLEQEEYLREQIDWTFIDFSDNQPCIDLIEGKLGILSLLDEESRLPMGSDEQFVTKLHHNFTPDKSKFYKKPRFGKSAFTVCHYAIDVTYESEGFIEKNRDTVPDEHMAVLRASSNEFLKTVLDAATAVREKDAASSSSNAVKPAAGRKIGVAVNRKPTLGGIFRSSLIELMSTINNTDVHYIRCIKPNEAKEAWKFEGPMVLSQLRACGVLETVRISCAGYPTRWTYEEFALRYYMLVRSDGWTSEIREMADAILKKALGTSTGKGLDKYQLGLTKIFFRAGMLAFLENLRTTRLNECAIMIQKNLRAKYYRQRYLEAREAIILTQSAIRSWKARKQANELRTVKAAITIQRVWRGYKQRKFYLGFRRDMVLFESIAKGYLRRKTILEERLGNAALKIQRSWRSRRQLKEWRQYRKKVVLIQSLWRGRKARKEYKTIREEARDLKQISYKLENKVVELTQSLGSMKERNKGLASQVENYEGQIKSWKKRHNDLEARTKELQTEANQAGIAVARLQAMEDEMKKLQVAFDESTANIKRMQEEERELRESLRLTNTELETAKRSSTQHEKDNMSLRQELESLRDALELARRNAPINGELANGTTPGATVPSGLINLVASKKPKRRSAGAEPRELDRFSGTYNPRPVSMAVTGTAHRQNLSGSTFLPGVDNIEMELETLLADEDGLNEEVTMGLIRNLKIPSPSTTPPPSDKEVLFPSYLINLVTSEMWNNGFVKESERFLANVMQSIQQEVMQHDGDEAINPGAFWLSNVHEMLSFVFLAEDWYEAQKSDNYEYDRLLEIVKHDLESLEFNIYHTWMKVLKKKLQKMIIPAIIESQSLPGFVTNESSRFLGKLLQSNSTPAYSMDNLLSLLNSVFRAMKAYYLEDSIITQTITELLKLVGVTAFNDLLMRRNFLSWKRGLQINYNITRIEEWCKSHDMPEGTLQLEHLMQATKLLQLKKATLNDIEIIQDICWMLSPNQIQKLLNQYLVADYEQPINGEIMKAVASRVTEKSDVLLLQAVDMDDSGPYEIAEPRVITALETYTPSWLQTPRLKRLAEIVSAQAIAQQEKLDYTDGEEYENGHQHELEGVDEVEVEQ; encoded by the exons ATGGCATCGGCCTACGAGGTTGGCACAAGGGCATGGCAGCCAGACACTGCTGAAGGTTGGGTGGCTTCAGAGCTCGTCAACAAGACCGTTGATGGCTCCAAGGTCAAGCTGACCTTCCAGCTCGAAAATGGCGAT ACCAAAGATATCGAGGTGTCTGCAGAGGCACTCCAGAGCGGAAGCGACCCATCTCTGCCACCCTTGATGAACCCGACAATGCTCGAAGCCAGCGACGATCTCACAAATTTGTCCCATCTTAATGAGCCTGCTG TTCTGCAGGCAATCAAGCTACGATACTTGCAAAAGGAAATCTACACTTACAGTGGTATCGTCCTTATTGCTACGAACCCGTTTGCGCGAGTCGATTCTCTCTATGTCCCTGGCATGGTTCAGGTCTATGCTGGAAGACAGCGAGCGACACAAGCGCCCCATTTGTTTGCTATTGCTGAGGAGGCCTTCAT CGACATGATTCGCGACAAGAAAAACCAGACAGTTGTCGTTTCCGGAGAGTCTGGTGCTGGTAAAACTGTCAGCGCCAAGTACATCATGCGATACTTTGCTACCAGAGAGTCTCCTGACAACCCTGGCGGGCGATCCAAGCGAGGTTCAGAGTCTATGAGCGAGACAGAAGAGCAGATCCTTGCGACCAACCCTATCATGGAAGCGTTCGGTAACGCTAAGACGACTCGAAACGACAATTCCTCACGATTCGGAAAGTACATTGAGATCATGTTCGACGAGGAGACGAATATTATTGGCGCAAAGATTAGAACATACCTTTTGGAGCGTTCTCGATTGGTTTTCCAGCCCCTCAAGGAGCGTAACTACCATATCTTCTACCAGCTCATTGCTGGTGCGTCCGACCAGCAGCGAGAGGAGCTTGGTCTTCTACCCATTGAGGAGTTTGAATACCTGAACCAAGGAAACTGTCCGACAATCGATGGTGTGGACGACAAAGCCGAATTTGAGGCAACCCAAAAGTCGCTGTCAACTATTGGTGTGACGAACGAGCAGCAGGCAGACATATTTAAATTGTTGGCCGGTCTTCTACACCTTGGAAACGTCAAGATCACTGCCTCGCGCAATGACAGTGTATTGGCTCCTAATGAACCTTCTTTGGAGAAGGCTTGTGACATTCTCGGTGTTAAGGCTGAAGAGTTCTCAAGATGGATTGTCAAGAAGCAACTCATTACTCGTGGCGAAAAGATCACCTCGAATCTGAGTCAAGCACAGGCTATTGTCGTCCGAGATTCCGTTGCTAAATTCATTTACTCGAGTATGTTCGACTGGCTTGTTGATATTATCAACACTAGTCTGGCTTCTGAAGATGTGTTGAGTCGAGTGACATCCTTCATTGGTGTTTTGGATATTTATGGTTTTGAACATTTCGCCAAGAACTCTTTTGAGCAGTTCTGTATCAACTACGCCAACGAGAAGCTGCAGCAAGAGTTCAACCAGCACGTCTTCAAGCTGGAGCAGGAAGAATATCTCCGGGAACAGATTGACTGGACATTCATTGACTTCTCCGATAACCAGCCCTGTATCGATTTGATCGAGGGCAAGCTAGGTATCCTGTCTCTGCTTGATGAGGAGTCTCGACTTCCCATGGGATCCGATGAGCAATTTGTCACCAAGCTCCACCACAACTTCACTCCCGACAAGTCCAAGTTTTACAAGAAGCCTAGGTTCGGAAAGTCAGCTTTCACTGTCTGCCATTATGCCATCGACGTCACCTACGAGTCCGAGGGCTTTATCGAGAAGAACCGAGATACTGTTCCTGATGAGCACATGGCTGTCCTGCGCGCCTCAAGCAACGAGTTCCTCAAGACCGTTTTGGACGCTGCAACCGCTGTACGAGAGAAGGATGCCGCATCTTCCAGCTCCAACGCTGTTAAGCCCGCTGCTGGTAGGAAGATCGGCGTGGCTGTCAACAGAAAACCCACACTGGGAGGTATTTTCCGATCATCGCTCATCGAGCTTATGAGCACAATCAACAACACCGATGTTCACTACATCAGATGTATCAAGCCTAACGAGGCTAAGGAGGCTTGGAAGTTCGAGGGACCCATGGTTCTCAGCCAGCTGCGTGCTTGTGGTGTGCTCGAGACTGTCCGTATTAGTTGCGCTGGTTATCCTACTCGTTGGACATATGAAGAGTTTGCTCTTCGTTACTACATGTTGGTGAGGTCTGACGGATGGACTTCAGAAATCCGTGAGATGGCAGATGCTATCCTTAAGAAGGCTCTCGGAACAAGTACCGGCAAGGGACTGGACAAATACCAGCTTGGTCTTACCAAGATTTTCTTCCGGGCTGGTATGCTTGCCTTTTTGGAGAATCTGCGTACAACCAGGCTTAATGAATGTGCTATCATGATTCAGAAGAACCTCAGAGCCAAGTACTACCGACAACGTTACCTCGAGGCTCGTGAAGCCATCATCCTTACCCAGTCTGCAATCAGGTCATGGAAGGCCAGGAAGCAGGCTAACGAGCTTCGCACCGTTAAGGCTGCTATTACCATCCAGCGCGTATGGAGGGGATACAAGCAGCGCAAGTTCTACCTTGGATTCCGAAGGGATATGGTCTTGTTCGAGTCTATTGCCAAGGGATACCTACGACGAAAGACCATCTTGGAGGAGCGTCTTGGCAATGCTGCACTCAAGATCCAACGTTCTTGGCGATCAAGGAGGCAGTTGAAGGAGTGGAGGCAATACCGTAAGAAGGTCGTCCTTATCCAGAGCCTGTGGCGCGGAAGAAAGGCTCGAAAGGAATATAAGACAATTCGAGAAGAGGCTCGTGACTTGAAGCAGATCTCTTACAAGCTCGAAAACAAGGTTGTTGAGCTGACGCAGTCCCTCGGTTCTATGAAGGAAAGGAACAAGGGTCTTGCATCACAGGTTGAGAACTACGAAGGACAAATCAAGTCATGGAAGAAGAGACACAATGACCTTGAGGCACGAACAAAAGAGCTCCAAACAGAGGCCAACCAGGCTGGTATCGCCGTCGCTCGACTACAAGCGATGgaggatgagatgaagaaACTTCAGGTCGCCTTCGATGAGTCGACTGCCAATATCAAGAGGAtgcaagaggaggagagagAGCTCCGAGAGTCTCTCAGGTTAACCAACACAGAATTGGAGACAGCGAAGAGGTCAAGTACTCAACACGAGAAGGACAACATGAGTCTGAGGCAGGAGTTGGAGTCTCTCAGAGACGCCCTCGAGCTGGCTCGAAGGAATGCGCCCATCAATGGGGAACTTGCCAACGGGACAACACCTGGGGCCACAGTGCCTTCTGGCCTCATCAACCTTGTCGCCTCCAAGAAGCCTAAGCGTCGCAGCGCAGGCGCAGAACCACGAGAGCTTGATCGTTTCAGTGGCACCTACAACCCTCGGCCAGTTTCCATGGCTGTTACTGGCACAGCCCATCGTCAGAACCTTTCTGGCTCGACCTTCCTACCTGGCGTCGATAATATCGAAATGGAACTCGAGACGCTTCTCGCAGACGAGGATGGCCTTAACGAGGAGGTGACAATGGGACTCATCCGAAACCTCAAGATCCCCTCCCCCAGCACTACACCGCCTCCTTCAGACAAGGAAGTGTTGTTCCCTTCATACCTCATTAATTTGGTTACATCAGAGATGTGGAACAATGGCTTCGTGAAGGAGTCCGAGCGCTTCTTGGCCAACGTGATGCAGTCCATCCAGCAGGAGGTTATGCAACACGATGGTGACGAGGCTATCAACCCTGGCGCCTTCTGGCTGTCAAACGTGCACGAGATGCTGTCCTTCGTATTCCTTGCTGAGGATTGGTACGAAGCTCAAAAGTCGGACAACTATGAGTACGACCGACTTTTGGAGATTGTCAAGCACGATCTTGAGAGCTTGGAGTTCAACATCTACCACACTTGGATGAAggtgttgaagaagaaattgCAGAAGATGATCATCCCTGCCATCATCGAGTCCCAGTCTCTCCCTGGTTTCGTTACCAACGAAAGCAGCCGATTCTTGGGCAAGCTTCTTCAGTCGAACTCGACCCCCGCTTACAGCATGGACAACCTGCTCAGCCTGCTTAACAGCGTCTTCCGCGCGATGAAGGCCTACTACCTGGAGGACTCCATCATTACGCAGACCATCACTGAGCTCCTCAAGTTGGTTGGCGTGACAGCGTTCAACGACTTGCTGATGCGAAGAAACTTCCTCTCCTGGAAGCGTGGCCTTCAGATTAACTACAACATCACTCGTATTGAGGAATGGTGCAAGAGCCACGACATGCCCGAGGGCACGCTCCAGCTGGAGCATCTGATG CAAGCAACCAAGCTTCTTCAACTCAAGAAGGCCACCCTGAATGACATAGAAATCATTCAGGACATTTGCTGGAT GCTTTCACCAAACCAGATCCAGAAGCTGCTCAACCAATACCTGGTTGCCGATTACGAGCAGCCCATCAACGGCGAGATCATGAAGGCAGTTGCCTCACGTGTAACTGAGAAGAGCGAcgttcttctccttcaagcCGTCGATATGGACGACAGTGGTCCTTACGAGATCGCCGAGCCTCGAGTCATTACTGCGCTCGAGACTTACACACCTTCTT GGCTCCAAACCCCTCGCCTGAAGAGGCTGGCCGAGATCGTCTCAGCACAAGCCATCGCACAGCAGGAGAAGCTGGACTACACAGATGGCGAAGAGTACGAGAACGGTCATCAGCATGAGCTCGAGGGTGTTGATGAGGTGGAAGTAGAGCAGTAA
- a CDS encoding hypothetical protein (TransMembrane:1 (o721-741i)~BUSCO:20652at5125) → MASRNGSAAPIPRKIVTYGKPSRRRFMRDAMPLRTAESFSTSTATESATKPLKPSLPRSVSDPSTQSLADTRSDEPKRTRPGEECKGKTRDATDTRKRKRPQAALSETIDEESSIIQKQMNPTTTLPRRPLGGTSEKDGKAAAPTRRSPITKKSPKDKIARSRPLSRSKSDVSTIEVSSKIAPPAFKDRDDEPPRPKKRRPRLIDALAAQRADTESEDSDQEIEEARPLSRSNSGTGTEVETPSQQSQSQSQSQSQSQNSQNHSQDSATWQRNRPAVALKGRRVKYTYGQSRSILSESSSKLSEPSQGIGMTTTEEELDALLATPPEPINPDPFAMDDDEMDDDIIRPAIKSVHELRRAGANNRFADEMEDLLARIGTPSSTPSSLRRTALLELSQKLQRKEFISQFRDHATRDKVAANIGQEKDVISGFALSAVLVTFLNFSPAAHLLQQLVSDGLGELLSVLLRVPEDIDEIAAGKMRLSKTTRNSLHEVKENLTKLNIWYGRRPDKLSPQTLALQLLNIVCQQIDAMHSSVVVKDIENDLDIIIGNCASANPRTDATLALVVSVLASQSGLTMNDENEISWVAQQTHSVARILGNSLQQWPEKPGDVETATLKLSINMSNTTHGAAAFSDKVLLSSVSKAILSGFTSAMDTMSNQRLKEETYDGLLLVLGVGINVLERCAPARENIASEELDGLVAVYLQNQVLVQKAASEENLKPSVAKLGVAFGYLSILLGYLSLVDAARQRFAEQAGSQGLTSLIGSIKEFIDVYREVDNRVTELEGLVNDLQQRRQRH, encoded by the exons ATGGCATCGCGCAATGGATCAGCTGCGCCCATCCCGCGAAAGATTGTGACGTATGGCAAACCCTCGCGCAGGCGCTTTATGCGCGACGCGATGCCCCTCCGAACCGCCGAATCGTTCTCTACGTCAACTGCAACAGAATCTGCTACAAAGCCGTTGAAACCATCTTTACCGAGATCAGTATCAGATCCATCAACCCAATCACTTGCCGACACTCGATCCGATGAACCGAAACGTACAAGACCTGGAGAAGAGTGTAAAGGAAAGACACGCGATGCGACGGACACGAGAAAACGGAAACGCCCACAAGCTGCGCTTTCCGAAACAATCGACGAGGAATCATCTATCATTCAGAAACAAATGAATCCCACGACTACGCTGCCGCGACGGCCGTTAGGAGGAACCTCGGAGAAGGATGGGAAAGCTGCCGCACCCACCCGCCGCTCGCCGATCACAAAAAAGAGCCCAAAAGACAAGATTGCACGATCTCGCCCTCTGTCACGAAGCAAATCTGACGTTTCAACGATTGAGGTCAGCTCAAAAATTGCGCCGCCTGCATTCAAGGATCGCGACGATGAACCGCCCAGACCAAAGAAGCGGCGTCCACGATTGATCGATGCTTTGGCGGCTCAACGAGCAGACACCGAGTCGGAAGATTCGGATCAGGAAATAGAGGAAGCCAGACCTCTCTCACGTTCGAACAGCGGTACAGGCACCGAAGTCGAAACACCTTCCCAACAATCGCAATCACAGTCGCAGTCGCAATCGCAGTCGCAAAACTCTCAAAACCATTCACAAGATTCCGCCACGTGGCAGAGAAATCGTCCCGCAGTAGCACTCAAAGGGCGACGAGTCAAGTATACATACGGCCAGTCACGGTCGATTCTGAGCGAGTCGTCTTCAAAACTCAGCGAGCCCAGCCAGGGGATTGGGATGACCACTACAGAAGAGGAGCTCGATGCGCTCTTGGCCACACCCCCAGAGCCAATCAACCCTGATCCTTTCGCCatggacgacgacgaaatgGATGATGACATTATTCGACCTGCCATTAAGAGCGTGCATGAGCTACGGCGAGCTGGGGCCAACAACCGCTTCGCCGATGAAATGGAGGACCTGCTTGCTCGGATAGGAACCCCTAGCAGCACTCCATCTTCCCTAAGGAGGACCGCGTTGTTGGAGCTTTCCCAGAAGCTGCAGCGCAAAGAATTCATCAGCCAATTTCGGGACCACGCAACGCGCGATAAAGTCGCCGCCAATATCGGACAAGAAAAGGATGTGATAAGCGGGTTCGCTCTGTCTGCCGTTCTCGTCACATTTCTCAACTTCAGCCCTGCAGCCCACTTACTACAGCAGCTCGTCAGTGATGGGCTTGGGGAGCTTCTCAGTGTACTTCTGCGGGTGCCCGAAGATATTGACGAGATTGCTGCCGGCAAGATGAGGCTTTCCAAGACAACTAGAAACTCACTCCACGAGGTGAAAGAGAACCTTACAAAGTTAAACATTTGGTATGGGCGGCGCCCTGACAAACTCTCACCACAAACGCTTGCGCTGCAATTATTGAACATTGTATGTCAACAAATCGATGCGATGCATTCATCAGTGGTTGTCAAAGACATCGAAAACGATCTTGATATTATCATTGGAAACTGTGCGAGCGCAAATCCAAGAACCGACGCGACTTTGGCTCTTGTGGTATCGGTTTTGGCATCACAGTCGGGACTGACAATGAATGATGAAAATGAGATCTCCTGGGTTGCGCAGCAGACGCACAGTGTGGCGCGCATTCTGGGAAACAGTTTACAGCAATGGCCAGAGAAGCCTGGTGATGTCGAGACGGCAACCCTCAAATTGTCAATCAACATGTCCAACACAACACATGGGGCAGCAGCCTTTAGCGACAAGGTTCTGTTATCGAGTGTTTCTAAAGCTATCCTCTCAGGATTTACTTCAGCCATGGACACCATGAGCAACCAACGTCTAAAGGAAGAAACATATGATGGACTTTTGCTTGTACTTGGTGTGGGCATCAACGTACTAGAACGCTGTGCACCTGCACGAGAGAATATAGCCAGCGAGGAACTGGATGGCCTGGTGGCAGTATATCTGCAGAACCAGGTCCTGGTGCAAAAG GCTGCTTCAGAAGAAAACTTGAAGCCAAGTGTAGCAAAGCTCGGCGTGGCATTTGGATATCTTTCCATCTTACTGGGCTACCTGTCTCTGGTAGACGCAGCCCGGCAACGATTTGCAGAGCAGGCAGGAAGCCAAGGGCTTACGAGCCTTATTGGGTCGATAAAAGAGTTTATCGATGTGTACAGAGAGGTGGATAACAGGGTGACTGAACTCGAAGGACTTGTCAATGACTTACAGCAACGACGGCAACGACATTAA
- a CDS encoding hypothetical protein (BUSCO:50279at5125) yields MTSRKSPNIIITGTPGVGKTTHCESLAERTGLRHLSVNQVVKDKECHEGWSDEFHSWILLDAIEDDVKAGGCIIDWHACDLFPQSWIDLVVVLRVDSSTLYDRLTARNYPDSKLQENLDSEIMEVLLQEAHEAFDQEIVIELTSNNSDEMDTNVDRIVGWLDQWKKDNN; encoded by the exons ATGACATCTCGAAAATCGCCTAATATCATTATCACGGGCACGCCTGGTGTCGGAAAGACGACTCATTGCGAGAGTCTTGCTGAACGAACTGGCCTGCGTCACCTCTCAGTCAACCAGGTTGTGAAGGACAAGGAGTGCCATGAGGGATGGAGTGATGAATTCCACAGCTGGATC CTACTTGATGCTATTGAGGACGATGTCAAGGCTGGTGGATGCATCATTGACTGGCACGCATGTGATCTTTTCCCCCAGAGCTGGATAGATCTAGTCGTGGTTCTACGAGTTGATTCTTCGACACTCTATGACCGTCTCACAGCAAG AAACTATCCTGATTCTAAGCTTCAAGAGAACCTTGACTCTGAAATTATGGAGGTTCTTCTTCAGGAAGCACATGAAGCATTCGATCAGGAGATTGTCATCGAGTTGACAAGCAACAATTCCGATGAGATGGACACAAACGTTGATCGCATAGTCGGCTGGCTCGATCAATGGAAGAAGGACAACAACTAG